The following DNA comes from Candidatus Binataceae bacterium.
CTCGACATCCTGCGCACCCGCCCTGAAATCGCGACCGATGCCCGCGGCAACGCGCTGATGTCGGCTGAGATACTCATTCCCTTCGATCCCACGCCCGACGCGCCGCACGCTTCCACTGCCACGATTCGGGCGATCCAGTCGCCAGTCGGGTACGAGGTGCACAACAAGATCAAAGTGATCGAGGGACGTCTGCCCGAGCGCGGCAAGAATGAGTGGATCGTCGGCCAGCGACTGCTGATTCGTTTTCCCGGACTTCATATCGGCGCCAAGATGCGGCTGGGACGTTCAAAAGTCGATTTTCCGATTGTCGGCGTGTTCACCGACGACGGCAGCACCCGGGAATCCGAAGTGCTGATGGATTTCAACGATCTTGCGGTGATTAATCACATTCCACCGGCCGAGCTCGGCGCGAATACCGTGCATTTGATCCTGAAGCCCGGGTATGAGGAGCAGTTTGCCGCCGGGCTGCGGGCCGATTCGAGGCTTCGCGTCGATCTATATAGCGAACGCGACTTCTACAATCAGTTGGCCGGTACCAGCAACCAGCTACGCAGCCTGGGATTGGTCGTTGCGATGATTCTAGCTATAGGCGCGCTCTTCGGTGCGATGAATACGATGTATTCCGCGGTCGCGCGTCGCAAGCGTGAAGTCGGAACGCTGCGCGTGCTGGGCTTCGGCCGCGGCAATGTGCTCACCGCGTTCATCATGGAAAGCGCGGTGCTGGGACTCTGCGGCGGTGTCATCGGCGAAATCCTCGCGATCGTCGTGGCGCACGCCACCGGTCTCGAAAGCCGCTTGATGACCGTCGGCAACATGATGTTCGCCTTCGATCTGACGCCGTCGGCGTTCGGCTACGGCCTCATTGCCGCGATCATTATCGGAATATGCGGGGGCGTACTGCCGGCGTGGCAGGCGTCGCGCCTCGATGTAGTCGAGGCACTGAGAGACTGAAGATGAAATTCCTCGTCCTCATCTTTCGCAACATGATGCGCAATCCGCGGCGCACGGTATTGACTATTCTCACGATCGCGGTTGCGACACTTGTCTTCGCGATGCTGGTGTCGGTGCCGACTTCGATGGACCGAATAGTCGATCAGCTCTCGAAGCAGCAGCGGCTGTTCGTCACTAATCGCGCTGGTCCATGGAACGTGCCGGCGAAGTACTGCCTCGATATCAAGAAGCTTCCCCATGTCACGGGATGCGCAGCCGACTTCGACGACTTTATGCTCTATCGCTCCGATTCGGACTGGATCGGCATCTCAGAAGCAGACCTTGAGTTGCTCGACATGAGTGCCGATCTTCAAGGCGGCAACCCCGAGGATCTTAAGCGCTTCAAGGCGGACCGGCGCTCGGCTGCTGTCGGCTACGAAACCATGAAGCGCTTCGGCTGGCATGTCGGGCAGCAGGTGATGCTACGTAACACCTGGAACGGTCAGGCGATCAGTTTGCCGTTCATTATTCAGACCATTGTGCCCGATCAGACCTATCCGAATCTGTTCCTGGTGCGGCGCGATTATATGGATGAGGCTTACAAGGCGCACGGCCTGAAAGACCTCATCGGACGCGCCTCGCGATTGCTGGTGGGGGTCGATAATCCTGACAACATGGGTCAGGTAGCGCGCGTGATCGATGAGACCTATCGCAACTCTGATACTGAGACGCGCACTGAAACTGAGAGCGACTTTATTTCGAGCAATCTCGCGAGCGTCGGAAATATTCGTGCCATTATCGCGAGTCTCGTGTTCGTCGTGCTGATCACCGTACTGCTCATTTCCGGCAACTCGATGGCGATGACGGTGCGCGATCGGATTCCCGAGGTCGCGCTACTACGCACACTCGGTTTCGGCAGATGGCGCATCGGCTTCCTGCTCTTCGGCGAGGCCGTCTTGCTCGGCCTCGTCGGCGGCGCGATCGGCTCTATCGCGGCGCTCATGATGTTCCTCAACGGCACCGATCTCGGCGCCCTGACCAATGGTCTCGCGCTGATCTCGGTCTCGCCGATGGTGGCGATCGTGTCCTTTGTGACTGCGATCGCAGTTAGTATCGTCAGCGGAACGATTCCCGTTGGCGGCGCTCTCCACACGCCGCCGGCGATCGCACTGCGCAAGGTGGTCTGAGTCAATACTCAGTGATCAGCGATCAGCGCCATGTGATGCGGATCGAGAAACGCCTTGGTCACGATACCCATGTTGATATACCAGCATTCGTGGTCCGGCGACTCACGCCCCGGCATCGAAATGACGGATGAAAAGCCCGTTTGCAGGTCCTCATCGACGAGCCCAACCTGGAACGCGCGCTTGTAAGGATAAATAGCAACTTTCGCATCGGGAACTGGACGGTCGCGATAAGTGTTGTAGGTCGCGATCGTTTTCCAAAGCTTGCCTTCCTTGTCGTATTGATCGGATGCGGTAATGAACCACCCTTCAGAGTCGATATAAAGAATGCGCTTGGGAATTAACACGTTGTCGCTGCCGATTCGCTGATGCCATGAAAGCGGCTTCGCATTCGCCTCGATCACATAGAGCTGCCGCATTTCCCAGTTCTCCGGACAGATCGTGCGATTACCGTCGGTGGCGCAGGGTTTGACCGGAGTATTCGCCGCCTGCACGACTGCCAGCATCGGCTTGATGCCGAGCAGCTTGTAATCGTAGTTCTCAATCTTGGCCGAGAATCCGAAGTAGGAATCGGGATCGAGCGTAGTGGCGTAGGTGCTGCTCGGACCCTGGTTGGCGCCGCTCAGCGCGCCCATCACATCGGACAGCGTGTCCGCAGTCACTTCGCGCACGCGCCGATTGCTGGGAATGTAAAACCAGGCATTGTCGTCTTTGTCAGGATCTATGTAGCGATAACGCACGAGGCCGAAGCCGCGAATCTCCGACGGCTCGAGGAACGGAAACGAACCAAACTTGTACCGGATACCGGGACCCTGACCTTCAGGATCAGTGGGGATAGGTGGAACCTCAGTGCGTCCGATATTGTTGTAAAAGGCAAAGTGCGCGATCAGGAAATGCTCGACCGGATCGCCGCCGGTCGGGCGATAGCTATCCACTTCGACGTCGCGAATATCTGCATCGTCGGTGTATTGCGGCCGGAAACTGAAATTCCACATGACCTTGGTCGCGACCTGGGGATCATTTGGATCCAGCAGCGGAAAGGGCTGCCCGGCGACATAGTATTGGAGCTCACCCTTCGGATTGAGGCGAACCTGCGGTGAGTATTTTTCAGTCGCGGATTTATACGGCGGCGGCCATTCGAGGCGCTCCGTCGGTACGATCTTCATCCGCATCCCCTGCCGCACCAGCATCAGGTTGCCCGGGCTCACGAGATCGGCGACCTTGGCGGCGTTGTCAGGGCCGATTTCGTCGCCCGGTCTGACTTGCGCCTCGGCGCGACT
Coding sequences within:
- a CDS encoding FtsX-like permease family protein, encoding MTALSVAMVVMVLTILLGFVDGMRRTITSAAGRNNYILVFRGVKIEAGFINHESLDILRTRPEIATDARGNALMSAEILIPFDPTPDAPHASTATIRAIQSPVGYEVHNKIKVIEGRLPERGKNEWIVGQRLLIRFPGLHIGAKMRLGRSKVDFPIVGVFTDDGSTRESEVLMDFNDLAVINHIPPAELGANTVHLILKPGYEEQFAAGLRADSRLRVDLYSERDFYNQLAGTSNQLRSLGLVVAMILAIGALFGAMNTMYSAVARRKREVGTLRVLGFGRGNVLTAFIMESAVLGLCGGVIGEILAIVVAHATGLESRLMTVGNMMFAFDLTPSAFGYGLIAAIIIGICGGVLPAWQASRLDVVEALRD
- a CDS encoding DUF1329 domain-containing protein, which produces MDLARRVATTIIALTIAGLVGSRAEAQVRPGDEIGPDNAAKVADLVSPGNLMLVRQGMRMKIVPTERLEWPPPYKSATEKYSPQVRLNPKGELQYYVAGQPFPLLDPNDPQVATKVMWNFSFRPQYTDDADIRDVEVDSYRPTGGDPVEHFLIAHFAFYNNIGRTEVPPIPTDPEGQGPGIRYKFGSFPFLEPSEIRGFGLVRYRYIDPDKDDNAWFYIPSNRRVREVTADTLSDVMGALSGANQGPSSTYATTLDPDSYFGFSAKIENYDYKLLGIKPMLAVVQAANTPVKPCATDGNRTICPENWEMRQLYVIEANAKPLSWHQRIGSDNVLIPKRILYIDSEGWFITASDQYDKEGKLWKTIATYNTYRDRPVPDAKVAIYPYKRAFQVGLVDEDLQTGFSSVISMPGRESPDHECWYINMGIVTKAFLDPHHMALIADH
- a CDS encoding ABC transporter permease yields the protein MKFLVLIFRNMMRNPRRTVLTILTIAVATLVFAMLVSVPTSMDRIVDQLSKQQRLFVTNRAGPWNVPAKYCLDIKKLPHVTGCAADFDDFMLYRSDSDWIGISEADLELLDMSADLQGGNPEDLKRFKADRRSAAVGYETMKRFGWHVGQQVMLRNTWNGQAISLPFIIQTIVPDQTYPNLFLVRRDYMDEAYKAHGLKDLIGRASRLLVGVDNPDNMGQVARVIDETYRNSDTETRTETESDFISSNLASVGNIRAIIASLVFVVLITVLLISGNSMAMTVRDRIPEVALLRTLGFGRWRIGFLLFGEAVLLGLVGGAIGSIAALMMFLNGTDLGALTNGLALISVSPMVAIVSFVTAIAVSIVSGTIPVGGALHTPPAIALRKVV